The Brassica napus cultivar Da-Ae chromosome C7, Da-Ae, whole genome shotgun sequence genome has a segment encoding these proteins:
- the LOC125590720 gene encoding uncharacterized protein LOC125590720 isoform X2: MPYRTTRLLQSLLYEGVSTVPLNALPDFSPVHIGLSPTTRGAGDIKVNSYFKTKRELMLRMKKWALEWKFEYKTVSSNKSRVLLSCVDENCTWRMRATKLPLSDFFVVKKYVHEHTCDTTHRKANHRQASAKLLGSLICSNYGEKKEGLKPKQIIEQVRMLHGVHINYKQAWRVREEAQILVRGTPEDSYYNLSRWLYKITETNPGSLTYQHVDAAGKFKYAFVAFGPSIRGFSLMRRVIAVDGTFLKGKFNGTLLAACAQDGNYHLYPLAFAVVDAENGASWKWFFRGLSQKIPDASDLVFVSDRANSISSALEDVYPLSHHGICRIHLLRNITPTYAKTGLLPLVESAADAYTCHEFWLIFKDIKDKCPELAKYLEDSDFRKWARSYAPANRYNIMTTNIAESLNSMLRMPRELPIISLLETIRLTMTTWFFERREAAAKHKHLVTPKVVQKLVSRLGAAMLLNVYQVDRSEFEVKNETMKFVVDLEKRHCTCNVFDIDKIPCIHAIAAAKHIKRDENLFVDASHLTETWAKAYAESIHPGGELSTSTYPENIDELSCPPPATKKKSGRPPTKRKRSVGEFGGSWI, translated from the coding sequence atgccttacagaactactCGACTTTTGCAGAGTCTTCTATATGAAGGTGTTTCTACAGTTCCTCTGAATGCTCTTCCGGATTTTAGCCCTGTCCATATTGGACTTTCACCAACCACGAGAGGAGCTGGCGATATTAAGGTGAATAGCTATTTTAAGACAAAGAGAGAGTtgatgttgaggatgaagaaatgggcTTTAGAGTGGAAGTTTGAGTACAAGACTGTCTCTTCTAACAAGTCAAGAGTGCTTTTGAGTTGTGTTGATGAAAATTGCACGTGGAGGATGCGTGCTACCAAGCTacctctttcagattttttcgttGTTAAAAAGTATGTTCATGAGCATACATGCGATACAACACACAGGAAAGCCAACCACAGACAAGCATCTGCAAAGTTGTTGGGTTCTTTGATTTGCAGCAATTATGGAGAAAAAAAGGAAGGTCTCAAACCGAAACAGATCATTGAACAGGTCAGGATGCTGCATGGTGTTCACATCAATTACAAACAAGCTTGGAGAGTGAGAGAAGAAGCTCAGATTTTGGTTAGAGGGACTCCTGAAGACAGCTATTACAATTTGTCTAGGTGGTTGTATAAAATCACAGAAACAAACCCTGGTTCCTTGACTTATCAACATGTGGATGCTGCAGGAAAGTTCAAGTATGCATTTGTGGCTTTTGGTCCTTCGATAAGGGGATTCTCATTGATGAGGAGAGTTATTGCAGTAGATGGTACATTTCTGAAGGGAAAATTCAATGGGACTTTATTGGCAGCTTGTGCTCAAGATGGGAATTATCATCTATATCCTCTCGCCTTTGCAGTGGTTGACGCAGAAAATGGCGCCTCTTGGAAATGGTTCTTTAGAGGTTTGAGCCAGAAGATCCCGGACGCTTCGGATCTTGTTTTTGTATCAGACAGGGCTAACTCCATTTCTTCAGCGTTGGAGGATGTATATCCCTTATCTCACCATGGAATTTGCAGGATCCATCTGCTCCGCAACATCACTCCTACATATGCGAAGACTGGGTTGCTACCTCTGGTGGAAAGCGCTGCTGATGCCTATACGTGTCACGAGTTCTGGTTAATCTTCAAGGACATAAAGGATAAATGTCCTGAATTGGCTAAGTATCTGGAAGATTCTGATTTTAGGAAGTGGGCACGAAGCTATGCGCCTGCGAACAGGTATAATATCATGACTACCAACATTGCAGAGTCTCTCAATTCTATGTTGAGGATGCCTCGTGAGTTGCCCATTATCTCTCTCCTTGAAACTATCAGATTGACGATGACCACTTGGTTTTTTGAGCGACGCGAAGCGGCTGCGAAACATAAGCACCTGGTTACTCCAAAAGTTGTGCAGAAATTGGTATCTAGGTTAGGGGCCGCAATGTTGTTGAATGTGTATCAAGTTGATCGAAGCGAGTTTGAGGTGAAGAATGAAACAATGAAGTTTGTTGTTGACTTGGAGAAGCGGCATTGCACATGTAATGTTTTCGACATTGACAAGATCCCCTGCATCCATGCCATCGCTGCTGCTAAGCATATCAAGAGAGATGAAAACCTTTTTGTTGATGCTTCTCACTTGACAGAAACCTGGGCTAAAGCTTATGCTGAAAGCATACATCCTGGTGGAGAGTTGTCAACGTCCACCTATCCAGAGAATATTGATGAACTGTCTTGCCCACCTCCagctaccaaaaagaaaagtggACGCCCTcctacaaagagaaagagatccgtTGGCGAGTTTGGGGGTTCCTGGATCTAA
- the LOC125590699 gene encoding uncharacterized protein LOC125590699, translating into MPVTPEVILPIDPFVTPEFPRFSRLAHWMDLRGIYRVPFYINGREIEKEFFQKMDDAEKNLNKEHINVAFEMLNCKRVEQGAWFRNNNLPAACFVPVRFLEVVGYAYESVRKPHKKKQTLLEGCVGELVKGLIHPKKVWLEDVDVIYGVIEDKLSYHYIGVEIQLIDNTITLFHCGLPKANIKRALNQIQELAGKNSL; encoded by the exons ATGCCTGTAACACCTGAGGTAATCCTTCCAATTGATCCATTTGTGACACCTGAATTTCCTCGGTTTTCAAGGCTTGCACACTGGATGGATCTACGGGGCATATATCGTGT ACCGTTTTATATCAATGGAAGAGAAATTGAAAAAGAGTTCTTTCAAaaaatggacgatgcagaaaaGAATCTCAACAAAGAG CACATAAATGTTGCATTTGAAATGCTAAATTGTAAGAGGGTTGAGCAAGGTGCTTGGTTCCGCAACAACAATCTTCCAGCAGCATGCTTTGTACCAGTCAGATTcttagaagtggttgggtacgcTTATGAATCTGTCAGGAAGCcacataagaaaaaacaaacgtTATTGGAGGGCTGTGTAGGCGAACTTGTGAAAGGTTTAATACATCCAAAGAAGGTATGGCTGGAAGATGTTGATGTTATATATGGTGTCATTGAAGATAAGTTGAGCTATCACTATATTGGGGTGGAGATACAATTGATTGATAACACAATCACACTCTTCCATTGTGGTCTTCCAAAAGCAAATATCAAACGTGCTCTTAATCAAATCCAAGAACTGGCAGGTAAAAACTCTTtgtga
- the LOC111209582 gene encoding uncharacterized protein LOC111209582 — MNETPSSPISPKSIEAQVFTPIQKQQTVTEGTYEATQPLTEIISANNKKEDTHAVHHTPSSPLSSLIALVIEENKNALSETETATQYFSPTSYTASYTASYSANTHLQTSEGEQSDETPSEQNQAEENLKDTTEPTTELVSTEPTTEPTTEHVSKIPPITQKTEHLQTSAIDFSETNEVEVSRLLAHFQIGAEVEILSTDDEIWYPGKVVDLKLCEGLEELTVEYTTLFADQHRLQKLQDTITADKIRPATPTSDQKSFEMMDKVEVFYNNGWSSGQISMVLGDNTYSVCLYTSMETILFKHSDLRIHREWKDGVWKMADKVKPDKKRKAAASSQNSGMDNVFLRRSERVPKRSRDTKTPFKSERNPALTVIHEIIPAVDPFSTPAEHKLSRLQNWMTLKPGMHETSLSINDNKIRKSFFQSMENAKKDLKKEHIDGAFAMLNCRRNENAAWFHNYKIPKACFLPMEFLHCLLSHDLAYKKEKVKGKKIFNDLFKDIVRGKVYPEKTWGEDVDVVYGITLGKKSNVWIGMEIHLKKKRITVYDCFQKESNSIDIPQVKKLAVLISDLLVESSGDEVDKVKMIPFEVEQAQGLPKTKHPFNCGIFLVKILECQSLKIGDMTKINDDNALELRRTLSCEIFNQFVDESFGK, encoded by the exons ATGAATGagacaccttcttctccaatatCTCCAAAGAGTATTGAGGCTCAAGTTTTTACTCCAATTCAGAAACAGCAG aCGGTAACAGAGGGAACGTATGAGGCTACACAACCATTGACTGAGATCATTTCAGCAAACAATAAAAAG GAGGATACACATGCTGTGCATCACACACCTTCCTCTCCATTGTCTTCACTAATTGCACTAGTtattgaagaaaataagaatgctttg AGTGAGACAGAAACTGCGACCCAATATTTTTCTCCAA CCTCTTACACAGCCTCTTACACAGCCTCTTACTCAGCAAACACACACCTTCAGACAAGTGAGGGAGAGCAATCCGATGAGACACCATCAGAGCAGAATCAAGCAGAAGAAAATCTCAAGGATACTACAGAACCTACTACTGAGCTAGTTTCCACAGAGCCTACTACTGAACCTACTACTGAGCATGTTTCGAAGATACCGCCTATTACTCAGAAAACAGAGCATCTTCAGACAAGTGCTATAGATTTTTCAGAAACAAACGAG GTTGAAGTAAGCAGGCTTCTAGCTCACTTTCAAATAGGCGCAGAGGTTGAGATTTTGTCTACTGATGACGAAATATGGTATCCAGGAAAGGTTGTTGATCTTAAACTGTGTGAAGGACTAGAGGAGCTGACAGTTGAGTACACGACACTCTTCGCAGACCAACATAGACTTCAGAAACTTCAGGATACTATCACGGCTGACAAAATACGTCCTGCAACACCAACTAGTGACCAAAAATCCTTTGAGATGATGGATAAGGTAGAAGTCTTTTACAACAATGGCTGGAGCAGCGGACAAATTAGCATGGTACTTGGTGATAACACATACTCGGTGTGTCTCTATACTTCTATGGAAACTATTCTATTCAAACATTCAGATTTGCGAATTCATAGAGAATGGAAAGATGGAGTCTGGAAGATGGCAGATAAG GTGAAGCCTGATAAGAAAAGGAAAGCTGCTGCCTCATCACAAAATTCAGGAATGgataatgttttcctaagaagGAGCGAGAGGGTGCCTAAACGATCTAGAGACACAAAAACTCCATTCAAGTCTGAAAGAAATCCGGCTTTAACTGTAATACATGAGATTATACCTGCAGTTGATCCGTTTTCAACTCCTGCGGAACATAAGCTTTCAAGGCTTCAAAATTGGATGACATTAAAGCCCGGCATGCATGAAAC GTCCCTATCAATCAATGATAATAAGATAAGGAAATCTTTCTTTCAAAGCATGGAAAATGCAAAAAAGGACCTTAAGAAAGAG cacatTGATGGAGCCTTTGCAATGCTAAATTGCAGAAGAAATGAGAATGCTGCTTGGTTCCACAACTACAAGATTCCAAAGGCGTGCTTCCTACCTATGGAGTTCTTGCATTGCTTGCTCTCTCATGATTTGGCttacaagaaagaaaaggtcaaaggtaaaaagattttcaacgatttatttaaagatattgtAAGAGGGAAGGTATATCCAGAGAAGACATGGGGAGAAGATGTTGATGTTGTGTATGGGATTACTCTTGGAAAAAAAAGCAATGTCTGGATTGGGATGGAAattcatttgaagaagaaaagaatcacaGTATATGATTGTTTTCAAAAGGAAAGCAACAGCATTGATATTCCTCAAGTGAAAAAGTTGGCAG TGTTGATTTCTGATCTGCTGGTGGAATCTTCTGGTGATGAGGTAGATAAAGTGAAGATGATTCCATTTGAGGTTGAGCAGGCACAAGGTTTACCCAAGACAAAACATCCTTTCAACTGTGGGATATTTCTTGTCAAGATTCTGGAGTGCCAGTCATTGAAGATAGGAGACATGACAAAGATTAATGATGACAATGCATTGGAGCTAAGGAGAACCTTGTCTTGTGAGATCTTCAACCAATTTGTGGATGAGAGCTTTGGGAAATGA
- the LOC106369796 gene encoding uncharacterized protein LOC106369796: protein MPDFTEAILELKPSKTGAKDSYIWYPSKSGIYSTKSGYAAAVAMQEQDHTSANIPSTFNWYKSVWSVSTAPKIQLFIWKAINGALPTGENLQKRGLMQNTLCVHCGLPETTEHLLLHCSFARQVWNLIPLASRIKPDDFPHFISAVGAATSWLCLPPCGVSGDIFSWVVWNLWITRNQLLFEARPASAKTTALKALMGAREWTQAQEPPLKVMKNTQIQGRPDSIPTGTVACNTDAAWRKESSDAGLAWIFDSSTALIVSDGCKFQPRVSSVLMAEGLAVREALSHVLHIGISKIWLRSDSLSLIKAINSVSKPMNLYGVLSDIECLSASFEFCCFSFVPREENGHADNLSKACLYHAATTWA, encoded by the coding sequence ATGCCGGACTTCACAGAGGCAATACTAGAATTAAAGCCAAGTAAGACAGGAGCTAAGGATTCTTACATTTGGTATCCTTCGAAGTCTGGAATCTACTCAACAAAGTCAGGCTATGCAGCAGCCGTAGCGATGCAGGAGCAAGATCACACCAGCGCAAACATCCCTAGTACTTTCAACTGGTACAAGTCGGTGTGGTCGGTATCGACTGCTCCAAAGATACAGCTCTTCATATGGAAAGCTATAAATGGGGCTCTACCCACTGGGGAAAATCTTCAGAAGAGAGGACTGATGCAGAATACTCTATGCGTACATTGTGGCCTACCAGAAACTACAGAGCATCTCCTCCTCCACTGTTCTTTTGCAAGACAGGTATGGAACCTAATACCGCTCGCATCTCGTATTAAACCAGATGATTTCCCGCACTTTATATCAGCTGTCGGAGCAGCAACATCGTGGCTCTGCCTACCACCCTGTGGTGTCTCAGGTGACATCTTCTCTTGGGTGGTGTGGAATCTATGGATCACTAGAAATCAGTTGTTGTTTGAAGCACGCCCTGCATCTGCGAAAACTACGGCTCTAAAGGCCTTGATGGGTGCTCGGGAATGGACACAAGCTCAGGAACCTCCCCTGAAAGTAATGAAGAACACTCAGATCCAAGGAAGACCTGATTCGATCCCGACCGGAACAGTCGCGTGCAATACTGATGCGGCCTGGAGGAAGGAATCTTCTGATGCAGGTCTTGCTTGGATCTTCGACTCTTCTACGGCGCTGATCGTCTCAGATGGATGTAAATTCCAACCCCGAGTTTCATCGGTTCTTATGGCTGAAGGGTTGGCGGTGAGGGAAGCTCTTTCCCACGTCCTACACATCGGCATCTCCAAAATCTGGCTTCGATCAGATTCTCTATCGCTGATCAAGGCGATAAATTCGGTTTCCAAGCCGATGAACCTCTACGGAGTTCTATCGGACATCGAATGTCTCTCTGCGTCTTTTGAATTCTGTTGTTTTTCCTTTGTCCCTAGAGAAGAAAATGGGCATGCGGACAATCTGTCCAAAGCCTGCTTGTATCACGCTGCTACCACTTGGGCCTGA
- the LOC125590720 gene encoding uncharacterized protein LOC125590720 isoform X1: MEVLCICGQWISKEYLQWEFLVDLKRNASIISIEEDLLYEDLMKIVSEDFSVKEEEISLSYGISLDMKCIIESFPPLSIGNTRQLRTFISKTRAFDGTCRLCVKVSTDPASCNTQASDTFASPVPLNANPMILSTVQREKQSLLYEGVSTVPLNALPDFSPVHIGLSPTTRGAGDIKVNSYFKTKRELMLRMKKWALEWKFEYKTVSSNKSRVLLSCVDENCTWRMRATKLPLSDFFVVKKYVHEHTCDTTHRKANHRQASAKLLGSLICSNYGEKKEGLKPKQIIEQVRMLHGVHINYKQAWRVREEAQILVRGTPEDSYYNLSRWLYKITETNPGSLTYQHVDAAGKFKYAFVAFGPSIRGFSLMRRVIAVDGTFLKGKFNGTLLAACAQDGNYHLYPLAFAVVDAENGASWKWFFRGLSQKIPDASDLVFVSDRANSISSALEDVYPLSHHGICRIHLLRNITPTYAKTGLLPLVESAADAYTCHEFWLIFKDIKDKCPELAKYLEDSDFRKWARSYAPANRYNIMTTNIAESLNSMLRMPRELPIISLLETIRLTMTTWFFERREAAAKHKHLVTPKVVQKLVSRLGAAMLLNVYQVDRSEFEVKNETMKFVVDLEKRHCTCNVFDIDKIPCIHAIAAAKHIKRDENLFVDASHLTETWAKAYAESIHPGGELSTSTYPENIDELSCPPPATKKKSGRPPTKRKRSVGEFGGSWI; this comes from the exons ATGGAAGTTTTGTGCATCTGTGGACAATGGATCTCAAAAGAATATCTCCAGTGGGAGTTTCTTGTTGATTTGAAGAGGAATGCATCAATCATTTCCATAGAAGAAGATCTACTGTATGAAGATTTGATGAAGATTGTATCTGAAGATTTTAGTGTTAAAGAGGAAGAAATCAGTTTGAGTTATGGTATTTCATTGGATATGAAATGTATTATTGAAAGTTTCCCCCCACTCTCGATAGGTAATACTCGTCAGCTCAGAACTTTCATTTCCAAGACTAGAGCATTTGATGGAACCTGTCGTTTGTGTGTTAag GTTAGTACTGATCCAGCTAGCTGTAACACtcaagcttctgatacatttgcttctcCTGTTCCATTGAATGCCAATCCAATGATTCTTTCTACTGTGCAGAGAGAAAAACAG AGTCTTCTATATGAAGGTGTTTCTACAGTTCCTCTGAATGCTCTTCCGGATTTTAGCCCTGTCCATATTGGACTTTCACCAACCACGAGAGGAGCTGGCGATATTAAGGTGAATAGCTATTTTAAGACAAAGAGAGAGTtgatgttgaggatgaagaaatgggcTTTAGAGTGGAAGTTTGAGTACAAGACTGTCTCTTCTAACAAGTCAAGAGTGCTTTTGAGTTGTGTTGATGAAAATTGCACGTGGAGGATGCGTGCTACCAAGCTacctctttcagattttttcgttGTTAAAAAGTATGTTCATGAGCATACATGCGATACAACACACAGGAAAGCCAACCACAGACAAGCATCTGCAAAGTTGTTGGGTTCTTTGATTTGCAGCAATTATGGAGAAAAAAAGGAAGGTCTCAAACCGAAACAGATCATTGAACAGGTCAGGATGCTGCATGGTGTTCACATCAATTACAAACAAGCTTGGAGAGTGAGAGAAGAAGCTCAGATTTTGGTTAGAGGGACTCCTGAAGACAGCTATTACAATTTGTCTAGGTGGTTGTATAAAATCACAGAAACAAACCCTGGTTCCTTGACTTATCAACATGTGGATGCTGCAGGAAAGTTCAAGTATGCATTTGTGGCTTTTGGTCCTTCGATAAGGGGATTCTCATTGATGAGGAGAGTTATTGCAGTAGATGGTACATTTCTGAAGGGAAAATTCAATGGGACTTTATTGGCAGCTTGTGCTCAAGATGGGAATTATCATCTATATCCTCTCGCCTTTGCAGTGGTTGACGCAGAAAATGGCGCCTCTTGGAAATGGTTCTTTAGAGGTTTGAGCCAGAAGATCCCGGACGCTTCGGATCTTGTTTTTGTATCAGACAGGGCTAACTCCATTTCTTCAGCGTTGGAGGATGTATATCCCTTATCTCACCATGGAATTTGCAGGATCCATCTGCTCCGCAACATCACTCCTACATATGCGAAGACTGGGTTGCTACCTCTGGTGGAAAGCGCTGCTGATGCCTATACGTGTCACGAGTTCTGGTTAATCTTCAAGGACATAAAGGATAAATGTCCTGAATTGGCTAAGTATCTGGAAGATTCTGATTTTAGGAAGTGGGCACGAAGCTATGCGCCTGCGAACAGGTATAATATCATGACTACCAACATTGCAGAGTCTCTCAATTCTATGTTGAGGATGCCTCGTGAGTTGCCCATTATCTCTCTCCTTGAAACTATCAGATTGACGATGACCACTTGGTTTTTTGAGCGACGCGAAGCGGCTGCGAAACATAAGCACCTGGTTACTCCAAAAGTTGTGCAGAAATTGGTATCTAGGTTAGGGGCCGCAATGTTGTTGAATGTGTATCAAGTTGATCGAAGCGAGTTTGAGGTGAAGAATGAAACAATGAAGTTTGTTGTTGACTTGGAGAAGCGGCATTGCACATGTAATGTTTTCGACATTGACAAGATCCCCTGCATCCATGCCATCGCTGCTGCTAAGCATATCAAGAGAGATGAAAACCTTTTTGTTGATGCTTCTCACTTGACAGAAACCTGGGCTAAAGCTTATGCTGAAAGCATACATCCTGGTGGAGAGTTGTCAACGTCCACCTATCCAGAGAATATTGATGAACTGTCTTGCCCACCTCCagctaccaaaaagaaaagtggACGCCCTcctacaaagagaaagagatccgtTGGCGAGTTTGGGGGTTCCTGGATCTAA
- the LOC125590324 gene encoding uncharacterized protein LOC125590324 — protein sequence MIRVRGSFLGPIMKLSERGLKLSAKMVYAILTRSIVSVKENEAWFHFGAQPLRFSIREFHMMTGLKCSGALEGPRRETDRFNWELLKGRSHKLSDVVEQLRNTREDASEERVCLAMLILVESILLRKSKGGSFPLEYAKNAQDMTYPWGKEAYIVLLKSIQNAVANHLENKSKFELQGYPLVFLLWILESIPLLRNKFSKCVPTVEVPGPTYLCEKYTDVENPSLDRVLQVEADTKLKVHCILPSIPHDPEDDISIEDKYSDELETLKDVTKKGYKLTADDWENRCVDTFETLDALIQMMANKETGQASTPIDEDSVNEKVNRIIEVMEENLKSMKDRMSLLEEENMHLRARVSELEGNNNVFPTNVTQQRSSGTPLSPMSHTQPSSETPLSPMSQQPNLTHEETMNESDDDTPALDTQVFSPNLTKEKETSESPAERPSNPNQDGKPDDEIVREKLTRESPAAQSQVSQKETVEMNETPSSPIAPKSIETPVYTPSQTQQIEREPSDDTPALDSQIFTPNLTKEVYAQ from the exons ATGATAAGAGTCCGAGGATCATTTCTGGGACCTATAATGAAGCTCAGTGAGAGAGGATTGAAGTTATCAGCAAAGATGGTCTACGCCATTCTCACTAGAAGCATCGTTTCTGTCAAGGAGAATGAAGCCTGGTTCCATTTCGGTGCGCAGCCACTGAGGTTCTCTATAAGAGAATTTCATATGATGACAGGCTTGAAATGTAGTGGTGCATTAGAAGGACCACGAAGGGAAACAGATAGATTTAATTGGGAATTGCTAAAGGGGCGTAGTCATAAGTTAAGTGACGTGGTGGAACAGCtcagaaacacaagagaagatgcTTCTGAGGAGAGAGTATGCCTCGCAATGCTCATCCTGGTAGAGAGCATATTATTGCGGAAGAGCAAAGGAGGGAGTTTTCCTTTGGAATATGCGAAAAATGCACAGGATATGACATATCCATGGGGGAAAGAGGCTTACATTGTGCTCCTGAAGTCAATTCAAAACGCTGTCGCGAATCATTTGGAGAATAAATCCAAATTTGagttgcaaggttatcctctagTATTCCTTCTTTGGATACTAGAGTCGATTCCTTTGCTAAGGAATAAGTTCAGTAAGTGTGTACCAACAGTTGAGGTTCCTGGGCCGACTTACTTGTGTGAAAAATACACTGACGTAGAGAATCCATCACTTGATAGGGTTTTACAGGTTGAAGCTGATACAAAG CTGAAGGTCCATTGCATACTACCTTCTATTCCTCATGATCCAGAAGATGATATCTCCATTGAAGACAAATATAGTGACGAGCTGGAAACACTGAAAGATGTAACAAAGAAAGGGTACAAGCTTACAGCCGATGACTGGGAAAATAGGTGTGTAGACACATTTGAAACATTGGATGCTCTTATTCAAATGATGGCAAATAAGGAGACTGGCCAAGCTTCTACTCCGATTGATGAGGATTCAGtaaatgaaaaagtgaacaggatCATTGAGGTAATGGAGGAGAATCTGAAGAGCATGAAGGATCGAATGTCATTACTGGAAGAAGAAAACATGCATCTTAGAGCCCGTGTGTCAGAGTTGGAAGGAAACAACAATGTTTTTCCCACTAACGTGACACAACAG CGATCCAGTGGgacacctttatctccaatgtctcacacgcaaccatcgagtgagacgcctttatctccaatgtctcaacagcctaatttgacacatgag GAGACAATGAATGAATCAGATGATGACACTCCTGCCCTTGATACTCAAGTATTCTCTCCTAATCTGACaaaagag AAAGAAACAAGTGAGTCACCTGCTGAGAGGCCATCCAATCCTAATCAAGATGGAAAACCAGATGATGAG attgtgaGAGAGAAATTAACAAGGGAGTCACCTGCTGCTCAGAGTCAAGTTTCGCAGAAAGAAACAGTGGAAATGAATGagacaccttcttctccaataGCTCCAAAGAGTATTGAAACTCCCGTTTATACTCCAAGTCAGACTCAGCAG ATTGAGAGAGAGCCATCGGATGACACGCCTGCCCTTGATAGTCAAATTTTCACTCCTAATCTGACaaaagaggtatatgctcaatga